A window from Primulina eburnea isolate SZY01 chromosome 2, ASM2296580v1, whole genome shotgun sequence encodes these proteins:
- the LOC140824030 gene encoding uncharacterized protein: MAKRSTIEKFNEMLKDVMGLDRLFGGKIVVFGGDFRQTLPVILKSTRDAITDASIIMSPLWKEFDKIKLKENMRAFLDPDFSSYLLRIGNGIEYTNEKEEIQIPNKINIPFVDDVTSLHALIDMVFPNISDPNIDFSSFVKRAILTTRNEFVHEINDLPISKFSGEEKTYFSCDENTSNCIIPDQQELFHYLTPQGLPPHKLTLKINSPIILLRNINPTEGLCNGTRLLCKGFNKNIIYAEISVGTHARKPVFIPRITLEAPHDNFSTIPFKRKQFPVRLCYAMTINKAQGQTLDFVGVYLKEHVFSHGQLYVALSRAKNIGQVKVLIRPSTPLNQNTNCTKNIVYHEVLQAANIH; encoded by the coding sequence ATGGCTAAACGTAGTACTATTGAAAAGTTCAACGAAATGCTTAAAGATGTAATGGGTTTAGATAGATTATTTGGTGGTAAAATTGTTGTGTTTGGTGGAGATTTTCGGCAGACCTTACCAGTAATTCTTAAAAGCACTAGAGATGCGATTACAGATGCCTCAATTATTATGTCACCTTTATGGAAAGAATTTGACAAAATAAAGCTCAAGGAAAATATGCGAGCATTTCTCGATCCTGATTTCTCATCTTATTTGCTCAGAATTGGTAATGGAATCGAATATACTAATGAGAAAGAGGAAATCCAAAtaccaaataaaataaacattccATTTGTAGATGATGTTACTTCTTTACATGCATTGATAGACATGGTATTCCCAAACATTTCTGATCCAAATATTGATTTCTCTTCATTTGTTAAACGAGCTATACTTACTACAAGAAACGAATTCGTTCACGAAATAAATGATCTCCCAATTAGCAAATTTTCAGGCGAGGAGAAGACATATTTTAGTTGTGATGAAAACACAAGTAATTGTATCATACCAGACCAACAAGAATTATTTCACTATTTGACTCCCCAAGGGCTTCCTCCTCATAAATTAACTTTGAAAATAAATTCACCAATCATATTGCTAAGAAATATTAATCCTACCGAAGGTCTCTGTAATGGAACGCGTCTTCTTTGCAAAGGattcaacaaaaatattatatatgctGAAATTTCAGTAGGAACTCATGCAAGAAAGCCAGTATTTATTCCACGTATAACATTAGAAGCTCCACATGACAATTTTTCAACAATTCCATTTAAAAGAAAACAATTCCCAGTACGTCTATGTTATGCAATGACTATTAACAAAGCACAAGGTCAAACTTTGGATTTTGTTGGTGTCTACTTGAAAGAACATGTTTTCTCACATGGTCAACTCTATGTTGCTTTATCAAGAGCGAAAAATATAGGTCAAGTGAAAGTGCTTATTAGACCATCAACACCATTAAATCAAAATACGAATTGTACAAAAAACATTGTATATCACGAGGTTCTACAAGCTGCAAATATACATTAA